The sequence AATACAATCCCGAAAAAATATCAGAGATGGAAATTCACCGGAAAATAGCGGCAGTGGGGCACAGTACTGAAAAAGTAAAAGCGGAGGAATCGGTTTATGAAGATTTGCCCGGCTGTTGTCAATATCCGCAAAATGATAATAAATGATTAATTTTATTGAAAATTCTAAACCATAGAAATGAAAACAAAAGCAATCCTCAGTCTGATAATTTTCTTATTTGTAGGAATGCATTTCAGCGCATGTAGCAATTCAGGCAAGGAAAACAATACTACTCAACAAACAGTAGAAGGTGACAAATGGATGTGCCCCATGAAATGTGAGGGAGATTTACTTCATGATAATCCCGGAAATTGTGCTATTTGTGGCATGGAGTTGAAGAAGGTTGAGGAATAGTGTCAAATTGTAATTATTTTTCTACAAGTTCTTTGACCTTGTTTTTTTCAGGCCAATAGTTCTGGATAATGTCTGCAAGCTGCTTGTTGATGTATTCCCTGCTGATACCAAATTCACCGGTATCGTATTTGTGCTTTGATTTGTAGTTTTTGCTCTTTTGACATTCCTTTTCAAGTGTAAGCCAAAAGGTTGGAGTACCTGAAAAACCAAAGTGTTCATAGATATTGCGAATGCTTTTTTCAGGGCTTTTCACCAGGTCCTTGTAGCGCAGCACATAAATCCTGTTTTGCTTTATGTTATTTTTCTCGTTAAAAAAATAGCGGTAATAGGCAATGGCCAAATCTGCAAAATCCTGAAATTCCTGTGCCCCTGCCTTGATTTCAGGACTGTG is a genomic window of Chitinophagales bacterium containing:
- a CDS encoding heavy metal-binding domain-containing protein, whose product is MKTKAILSLIIFLFVGMHFSACSNSGKENNTTQQTVEGDKWMCPMKCEGDLLHDNPGNCAICGMELKKVEE